A region from the Pelobates fuscus isolate aPelFus1 chromosome 1, aPelFus1.pri, whole genome shotgun sequence genome encodes:
- the COL8A2 gene encoding collagen alpha-2(VIII) chain → MLLSRGTLLLLVVAVGSVSGGGPAGAAYPQMKYMNPMVKGPLGPPFREGKGQYLDMPPVVPMHLKGEPGPAGNPGPRGPPGPPGQPGKPGIGKPGLQGQPGPIGPPGFNGIGKPGLPGMPGKGGPKGFPGAKGEPGMRGDQGARGMPGPPGIPGPSGLSSNGKPGVQGAPGQPGLRGEPGPKGEPGFRGEKGVKGDAGIGKPGLPGTRGQGGPPGPMGPPGPNGIGKAGLNGLPGGPGDKGDVGPPGVPGVVGLPGPQGPPGKPGLDGIGKPGLDGLPGPQGPLGSKGEPGVRGLPGVPGPPGYGKPGLPGLKGDRGLPGIQGGIGDIGEPGLDGKPGDQGPQGVIGPPGLPGSMGLPGKTGLPGLKGDIGLSGPPGLPGIPGKQGPNGFAGKPGFPGERGLPGPYGLQGPTGPKGEPGLIGLPGLPGQAGIIGSKGEGGMPGQPGPRGPAGIPGLQGSSGPIGPQGLPGLKGEPGVPGAPGNGIIGEPGLTGPIGPPGVPGLPGLNGQQGPPGPPGPPGPPGLYSEGGIAGLHLPDGGVEGATVLGNEKPGKPQYGTGELSAKIAPAFTAILTTPFPPSGMPIKFDRTLYNGHNGYNPLTGIFTCSVPGVYYFAYHVHIKGTNIWVALYKNNVPATYTYDEYKKGYMDQASGSAVLELKENDQVWVQMPSDQANGLYSTEYIHSSFSGFLLCPT, encoded by the coding sequence ACATGCCTCCAGTTGTGCCAATGCATCTTAAAGGAGAACCTGGACCTGCTGGCAATCCTGGTCCCAGAGGGCCACCAGGACCACCTGGACAACCTGGAAAACCAGGCATAGGAAAACCTGGATTACAAGGGCAGCCAGGCCCTATTGGTCCACCTGGATTTAATGGTATAGGCAAACCAGGCTTACCAGGAATGCCTGGCAAAGGAGGACCCAAGGGATTTCCTGGGGCCAAAGGGGAACCTGGAATGAGGGGTGACCAAGGGGCTCGTGGAATGCCTGGTCCTCCAGGTATTCCTGGACCCTCAGGCCTTTCATCCAATGGAAAACCAGGTGTGCAAGGTGCACCAGGACAACCAGGTCTAAGGGGTGAGCCTGGACCTAAGGGTGAACCAGGATTCAGAGGAGAAAAAGGTGTGAAAGGAGATGCTGGTATTGGAAAACCAGGGCTTCCTGGAACCCGAGGACAAGGAGGGCCACCTGGCCCAATGGGACCACCTGGGCCTAATGGTATTGGGAAGGCAGGCCTTAATGGACTACCTGGAGGACCAGGAGATAAAGGAGATGTAGGTCCACCAGGGGTACCAGGAGTTGTAGGTCTCCCAGGCCCGCAGGGCCCCCCAGGAAAACCAGGTTTAGATGGGATTGGTAAACCAGGTTTAGATGGATTACCAGGTCCACAGGGCCCACTAGGTTCAAAAGGGGAGCCAGGTGTAAGAGGCTTACCAGGGGTTCCTGGGCCACCGGGGTATGGAAAACCAGGTCTTCCAGGTTTAAAAGGTGATCGTGGTCTCCCTGGAATTCAAGGTGGAATAGGAGACATAGGAGAGCCAGGTTTAGATGGGAAACCTGGTGATCAGGGGCCACAGGGTGTTATTGGACCTCCAGGACTTCCTGGGTCAATGGGATTACCAGGGAAAACAGGTCTGCCAGGCTTAAAAGGAGATATAGGACTAAGTGGGCCTCCTGGTTTACCAGGAATTCCAGGGAAACAGGGTCCAAATGGGTTTGCAGGAAAGCCAGGGTTTCCAGGTGAGAGGGGACTTCCAGGTCCTTATGGTTTGCAAGGACCAACTGGACCCAAAGGTGAGCCAGGGTTAATAGGACTCCCAGGGTTGCCTGGGCAAGCAGGGATCATTGGGTCAAAAGGGGAAGGTGGGATGCCAGGGCAACCAGGCCCACGTGGTCCAGCAGGAATTCCAGGATTACAAGGGTCATCTGGTCCTATTGGACCCCAGGGTCTACCAGGATTGAAAGGGGAGCCTGGTGTTCCAGGAGCTCCTGGCAATGGTATAATTGGAGAACCTGGACTTACAGGGCCTATTGGACCTCCAGGTGTTCCAGGCCTCCCTGGTTTAAATGGTCAACAAGGTCCACCAGGTCCACCTGGCCCACCAGGACCACCAGGTCTCTACAGTGAGGGTGGCATTGCTGGTCTCCATTTGCCAGATGGGGGAGTGGAAGGTGCCACAGTCTTGGGAAATGAGAAACCTGGAAAACCACAGTATGGAACTGGAGAACTATCTGCCAAAATTGCTCCAGCATTTACTGCCATCCTCACCACACCATTCCCACCTTCTGGTATGCCTATTAAATTTGACAGGACTTTATATAATGGCCACAATGGCTATAATCCATTAACTGGGATATTCACTTGTTCGGTACCAGGTGTCTACTACTTTGCTTATCATGTCCACATCAAAGGCACCAACATCTGGGTTGCCTTATACAAGAACAATGTACCTGCTACCTATACTTACGATGAGTACAAAAAAGGATACatggaccaagcttctggaagtGCAGTACTAGAACTTAAAGAAAATGACCAAGTTTGGGTTCAGATGCCATCAGACCAAGCAAATGGATTATATTCAACAGAATATATTCACTCTTCTTTCTCTGGCTTCCTCCTTTGTCCTACATAA